One genomic window of Planctomycetaceae bacterium includes the following:
- the fae gene encoding formaldehyde-activating enzyme produces the protein MSMYVGESLVGEGNEVAHIDLLIGDKNGPVGHAFANALAGQKMGHSNLLAVMEPNVAVKPSTVMITKVTIKGARQAVQMFGPAQKAVADAVSDCVKSGVIPKDQCDNLCIVCGVFIHWQAEDDKKIYEYNYQATKESIERAMKNEPSADQMLAKRDTAAHPFYQG, from the coding sequence ATGTCCATGTACGTTGGTGAATCTCTCGTCGGCGAAGGTAATGAAGTCGCGCACATCGATCTGCTGATCGGCGACAAGAATGGTCCTGTGGGTCATGCATTTGCAAATGCTCTCGCCGGGCAGAAAATGGGGCACAGCAATCTGCTGGCCGTGATGGAACCAAACGTCGCCGTCAAACCGTCCACGGTGATGATCACCAAGGTCACGATCAAAGGCGCACGACAGGCCGTTCAGATGTTCGGCCCCGCGCAGAAAGCCGTGGCGGACGCCGTTTCCGATTGCGTGAAGTCCGGTGTCATCCCGAAGGACCAGTGCGACAATCTGTGCATCGTCTGCGGTGTGTTCATTCACTGGCAGGCTGAAGATGACAAGAAAATCTACGAATACAACTACCAGGCCACGAAGGAGTCGATTGAACGAGCGATGAAGAACGAGCCATCGGCGGATCAGATGCTCGCCAAGCGAGACACCGCAGCGCATCCGTTCTATCAGGGCTGA
- a CDS encoding class I SAM-dependent methyltransferase, giving the protein MTIPRVTEPEVMDTAEEAAAYDSMDHAAVNQCFVDDFLKFLQHRAPALRKTSPTVLDLGTGTALIPIQLRRDWPDCGPIAACDLSTEMLKLAQRNIESANSSGQVLPLFFDAKQMPVRDHSCDVVISNSIVHHIPEPALVFREIARVAKGGAAIFIRDLMRPETSSAVDHLVATHAGSENAFQQRMFRESLHAALTVDEVRELLAGAGFNSAWVCATTDRHWTISGIVES; this is encoded by the coding sequence ATGACGATTCCCCGAGTCACCGAACCGGAAGTCATGGACACCGCGGAGGAAGCCGCAGCCTATGATTCGATGGACCATGCCGCGGTGAACCAGTGTTTCGTGGATGACTTCCTGAAATTCCTGCAGCATCGCGCTCCCGCACTTCGCAAGACGTCGCCGACCGTTCTGGATCTTGGAACCGGCACCGCTCTGATCCCGATTCAGCTGCGGCGCGACTGGCCGGACTGCGGTCCGATCGCTGCCTGCGATCTTTCGACGGAAATGCTGAAGCTGGCCCAGCGCAATATTGAGTCAGCGAACAGCTCCGGGCAAGTTCTGCCGCTGTTCTTCGACGCCAAGCAGATGCCCGTCCGTGATCATTCGTGCGACGTCGTGATCTCCAACAGCATCGTTCACCACATCCCGGAACCGGCTCTGGTCTTCCGCGAAATTGCCCGCGTTGCCAAAGGCGGCGCGGCCATCTTTATTCGCGACCTGATGAGGCCGGAAACTTCGTCCGCCGTCGACCATCTGGTGGCGACTCATGCCGGCAGCGAAAACGCATTTCAGCAGCGCATGTTTCGCGAATCACTTCACGCGGCACTGACGGTCGACGAGGTTCGGGAGCTTCTGGCTGGTGCGGGTTTCAACTCCGCGTGGGTCTGTGCCACAACCGACCGCCACTGGACGATCTCCGGAATCGTCGAATCCTAA
- a CDS encoding PQQ-binding-like beta-propeller repeat protein, whose product MLRHCRCTLLLLSCIAVIGEPRTIAAEVPSADQLQQLGLETKWQGQAVLDVSRDEVRYVTSDEDVIVVQSTAGVVSVFNAEDGRRRWAAQAGRNDEPSQPAVTSDRYVLVVAGPVIYGYDKFTGDQVIEHRLPHLPGAGSGVGTIARDDVRYDYLYVPLSEGSVYAYELRTLLHLNRYGTLPPQVARPFLWRFICKEPIAEPPVFAEESVLVATKSRSLHILNPEGKSLYQLMLNESATTPMATVRDSESSSVLLATGNNLLYDIKLERPAGTRTVSEVSWTLPMDRTVTERPVPVGNHVFVTTTGGGLHDIDRDTGRPVQLPGEGGRTADWYVAGMAGVVAVSKDRVYAVDVTNRLVAIDRATADAGNPDHWVSVDSFEHRFRNAVTDRIYLISSAGEVVCLREQGSEFATYHQNPEKEPIAVEVTEPAPNADAAAEE is encoded by the coding sequence ATGCTGAGACATTGCCGGTGTACCCTGCTGCTGTTGAGTTGTATTGCCGTCATCGGCGAGCCTCGGACAATTGCCGCTGAGGTTCCGTCGGCGGATCAGTTGCAGCAACTGGGACTGGAAACCAAGTGGCAGGGTCAGGCGGTTCTGGACGTGTCCCGTGACGAAGTCAGATACGTTACCAGCGACGAAGATGTTATCGTCGTCCAGTCAACTGCGGGCGTCGTCAGCGTTTTCAATGCGGAAGACGGTCGCCGGCGCTGGGCAGCTCAGGCCGGTCGCAATGACGAACCTTCACAGCCAGCCGTGACCAGCGACCGGTACGTGCTTGTCGTGGCCGGGCCTGTGATTTACGGATACGACAAATTCACCGGCGACCAGGTGATCGAACACCGACTGCCGCATCTCCCGGGCGCCGGTTCCGGCGTGGGTACGATCGCACGAGACGATGTTCGTTACGACTACCTGTACGTGCCGCTTTCCGAAGGTTCCGTCTACGCATACGAACTGCGAACGCTGCTGCACCTGAACCGATACGGCACGCTGCCTCCGCAGGTCGCCCGTCCTTTTCTTTGGCGGTTCATCTGCAAGGAGCCCATTGCTGAACCGCCGGTGTTTGCGGAAGAATCTGTTCTGGTTGCCACGAAGTCCCGAAGTCTGCACATCCTGAATCCCGAAGGAAAATCGCTCTACCAGCTCATGCTGAACGAGTCCGCCACAACGCCGATGGCAACGGTGCGGGATTCCGAGAGTTCCAGCGTTCTGCTGGCGACCGGAAATAACCTGTTGTACGACATCAAACTGGAACGTCCCGCGGGAACCCGGACGGTCTCCGAAGTCAGTTGGACGCTGCCGATGGACCGCACCGTTACCGAACGTCCGGTGCCGGTTGGTAACCACGTCTTTGTGACCACGACAGGTGGAGGTCTGCATGACATCGATCGCGATACCGGGCGCCCCGTCCAACTGCCGGGTGAAGGCGGACGAACCGCCGATTGGTATGTGGCGGGCATGGCCGGTGTTGTCGCGGTCAGCAAGGATCGGGTCTACGCGGTCGATGTGACGAATCGGCTGGTGGCCATTGACCGTGCGACGGCCGATGCCGGCAACCCGGATCACTGGGTTTCGGTGGATTCCTTCGAGCATCGGTTTCGGAACGCGGTTACCGATCGCATCTATCTGATTTCCAGCGCCGGCGAAGTGGTGTGTCTGCGCGAGCAGGGCAGCGAATTTGCCACCTATCACCAGAATCCTGAAAAGGAACCCATCGCAGTCGAAGTCACGGAACCCGCCCCGAACGCTGACGCAGCCGCTGAAGAATGA
- the purH gene encoding bifunctional phosphoribosylaminoimidazolecarboxamide formyltransferase/IMP cyclohydrolase, with the protein MAQESPRRALVSVSDKQGLDSFVKGLAELGFEILSTGGTRKFLEEAGIPVIDVTAYTQFPEIMDGRVKTLHPKVHGAILGRPNLASDAAAIAEHGIVPFQVVVCNLYPFRQTIAKPGVTIPEAIEQIDIGGPSMVRSAAKNHAHVAIVTSSAQYDDVLDRLRSNSLDEAFRRRLAAAAFEMTAQYDRAISNYMAQITSDAAKGEQASEWGSRLCLSFRLKSALRYGENPHQKAAFYVEDSPSRTSLASAEQLHGKELSYNNLMDLDAAKSIAADFDEPAACVIKHSNPCGCAVAETLAAAFENAHAGDPVSAFGSIIGLNRIVDAATAERLCEPGRFIEAVIAPGYDEDAFRILTTKPKWKNNVRLMQVEFSDAGRGEAEYRRVTGGLLVQDRDDLPQPEDDWKTVTERQPTDPERRDLRFAWKVCRHVKSNAIVFAKDGMLLGAGAGQMSRLDSSFIAATKSGDRSREGVVASDAFFPFRDGIDEAAKAGIRAVIQPGGSRNDDEVIAACNEHGMAMIFTGRRHFRH; encoded by the coding sequence ATGGCTCAGGAATCGCCGCGTCGGGCGCTTGTCAGCGTGAGTGACAAGCAGGGACTGGATTCGTTCGTCAAAGGTCTCGCGGAACTCGGCTTCGAGATCCTGTCGACCGGAGGAACGCGAAAGTTTCTGGAAGAAGCCGGCATTCCGGTCATCGACGTCACCGCGTACACGCAGTTTCCGGAGATCATGGACGGGCGGGTCAAGACGCTGCATCCGAAGGTTCACGGAGCGATACTCGGGCGGCCGAACCTGGCATCCGACGCGGCAGCCATCGCGGAACACGGGATCGTTCCGTTTCAGGTGGTCGTCTGCAATCTGTACCCGTTTCGGCAAACCATCGCGAAACCCGGCGTGACCATTCCCGAAGCCATCGAGCAGATCGATATCGGCGGTCCGTCAATGGTCCGCTCGGCCGCCAAGAACCATGCTCACGTGGCCATCGTGACGTCGTCCGCGCAATACGACGACGTGCTGGATCGCCTGCGGTCGAACAGTCTTGACGAAGCATTTCGCCGCAGGCTGGCCGCCGCAGCCTTCGAAATGACGGCTCAGTACGATCGGGCGATTTCCAACTACATGGCACAGATCACCTCCGACGCGGCGAAAGGCGAACAGGCTTCCGAGTGGGGATCGCGGCTGTGTCTTTCGTTTCGCCTGAAGTCGGCCCTGCGGTACGGCGAGAATCCTCATCAGAAGGCAGCGTTCTACGTTGAAGACAGCCCTTCCCGCACATCACTGGCGAGTGCTGAGCAACTGCACGGGAAGGAATTGTCGTACAACAATCTGATGGATCTTGACGCAGCGAAGTCGATCGCCGCCGACTTTGACGAGCCGGCGGCCTGCGTCATCAAGCACAGTAATCCGTGCGGGTGTGCGGTTGCGGAAACTCTGGCGGCCGCCTTCGAGAATGCTCACGCCGGAGATCCCGTCAGCGCGTTCGGTTCGATCATCGGTCTGAATCGGATCGTCGACGCGGCCACCGCCGAACGTTTGTGTGAACCCGGCCGATTCATCGAAGCCGTGATTGCCCCCGGTTACGACGAAGACGCGTTCAGAATTCTCACGACGAAACCAAAGTGGAAGAACAACGTGCGGCTGATGCAGGTCGAATTCTCCGACGCGGGTCGCGGCGAAGCGGAATACCGCCGAGTCACCGGAGGCCTGTTGGTTCAGGACCGCGACGATCTGCCGCAGCCGGAAGATGACTGGAAGACCGTTACCGAACGCCAGCCCACCGATCCGGAACGACGTGATCTGCGGTTTGCCTGGAAGGTCTGCCGTCACGTGAAGTCCAACGCGATCGTGTTTGCAAAGGACGGCATGTTGCTGGGAGCCGGGGCCGGCCAGATGAGCCGCCTGGACAGCTCATTCATCGCAGCCACAAAATCAGGCGACCGCAGCCGCGAGGGCGTGGTTGCCAGTGACGCCTTCTTTCCGTTTCGGGACGGTATCGACGAAGCCGCAAAGGCCGGAATCAGGGCGGTCATCCAGCCCGGCGGTTCCCGCAATGACGACGAAGTCATCGCCGCCTGCAACGAACACGGCATGGCGATGATCTTCACGGGACGGAGGCACTTCCGGCATTGA
- a CDS encoding ATP-grasp domain-containing protein: MASIILAGASVRSLAESALAAGFDPVCVDLFGDADLPAAGTDQGFRLRHCRIDDFADLPRVLTGFDRRLPMIWSGGLENHPDLLAEIAAARPVAGPDAESLRRVRNPLELCRVLTEAGCDVPAVRTAGEFGAGLQADEWLIKPLRGAGGIGIRRLGDSPQPNRKRPTGTSDCYLQQFVEGIPISAMFWATDAGTSLVGTCLQLAGESAFGATGFQFCGNFGPLNPDDDLHVQIMRCGDEIAKSFAVQGCFGVDFVVRNSRAFFIEVNPRITASHEIPEFCRSPDWNTIDAQLRAFDLLPPKHDDHKTAQASVGRVWSGGAICRMVLYAARDVVVTAERSNQMLALTRPPRGLAQTIRLEPTDGDATDDALLRVWLADIPAPSTVPAGAPFVSVYAQKLPMAFGNQSDLPNAATFEPLLRDVCGNQNFRIGEQFRRFEELPEISQTDNILSLRRASVPWRNLSYDPS, encoded by the coding sequence ATGGCTAGCATCATCCTGGCAGGTGCCAGTGTTCGCAGTCTTGCGGAATCCGCGCTGGCAGCCGGCTTCGACCCGGTCTGTGTTGATCTGTTTGGAGACGCTGATCTTCCCGCGGCCGGAACCGATCAGGGATTTCGGCTGCGGCACTGCCGGATCGACGACTTTGCCGACCTGCCTCGCGTGTTGACCGGGTTCGACCGTCGGTTACCGATGATCTGGAGCGGCGGACTGGAGAATCACCCGGACCTGCTTGCGGAAATCGCTGCTGCTCGTCCTGTCGCCGGCCCTGACGCGGAAAGTCTGCGTCGCGTTCGGAATCCGCTGGAATTGTGCCGCGTGCTGACAGAAGCCGGTTGCGATGTTCCCGCGGTCCGCACGGCCGGAGAATTTGGCGCCGGACTGCAGGCCGATGAATGGCTCATCAAGCCTCTGCGCGGCGCCGGCGGAATCGGAATCCGGCGACTCGGCGATTCGCCGCAACCAAACCGGAAGCGGCCGACCGGGACCAGCGACTGTTATCTTCAGCAGTTCGTCGAAGGGATTCCGATATCGGCGATGTTTTGGGCGACCGACGCGGGAACAAGTCTGGTCGGGACGTGCCTGCAACTGGCGGGCGAATCTGCCTTTGGCGCGACGGGCTTTCAATTCTGCGGGAACTTTGGTCCGCTGAATCCCGATGATGACCTGCACGTTCAGATCATGCGGTGCGGCGACGAAATTGCGAAATCGTTTGCGGTTCAGGGTTGTTTCGGCGTGGACTTTGTCGTGCGAAACAGCCGCGCATTTTTTATCGAAGTGAATCCCCGCATCACGGCGTCGCACGAGATTCCGGAATTCTGTCGGTCGCCGGACTGGAACACGATCGACGCTCAGTTGCGGGCGTTCGACCTGTTGCCTCCGAAGCACGACGACCACAAGACGGCACAGGCGTCGGTCGGCAGAGTTTGGTCCGGGGGAGCAATCTGCAGAATGGTCCTGTACGCCGCGCGGGACGTTGTTGTGACGGCTGAACGATCGAATCAAATGCTCGCCCTGACCAGACCTCCGCGGGGACTGGCTCAGACGATTCGGCTGGAACCGACGGATGGCGACGCCACCGACGACGCATTGCTGCGAGTCTGGCTGGCGGACATTCCGGCCCCGTCGACGGTTCCTGCCGGGGCGCCGTTCGTGTCCGTCTACGCACAGAAGCTGCCGATGGCCTTCGGCAATCAGTCAGATCTGCCGAACGCCGCGACGTTTGAACCGTTGCTTCGCGACGTCTGCGGGAATCAGAATTTCCGTATCGGGGAGCAGTTCCGGCGATTCGAAGAGCTTCCAGAAATTTCCCAAACCGATAATATTCTCAGTTTGCGGCGGGCCTCAGTACCGTGGCGGAATCTATCATACGATCCGTCGTAA
- a CDS encoding slipin family protein, translating into MYPFNRIRIRSYEVGLVFHEDEFRGLLHEGGHRRFDPLYKLRVDVVSKRDPWLQHDKLDVIVKSGSLDGHAIVVDLKDHQRGLVWIEGRFSHVLPAGLYAYWTGVKDVKIDIVDARSVRFEHPDLRVITASPMVSRVLDVCTINRQNVGVLFIDGKYVDTLAPGLYAYWKGTGDAKIAEIDMRETMVDVSGQEIMTLDKVSLRMNAAVTYRVVDAVKAVSSTDDVRQALYREVQLALRAVVGTRELDAFLTEKEAVANDIEELVKGRASDLGLDIASVGIRDVILPGEMKDLMNRVTEAKKAAEANLISRREETAAMRSQANTAKVLADNPTLMRLRELEVLEKIASSGKMNIVLGEKGLADRVVNLL; encoded by the coding sequence ATGTACCCATTCAACCGAATCCGAATCCGCAGCTATGAAGTCGGCCTGGTCTTCCATGAAGACGAGTTCCGGGGTCTGCTGCACGAAGGTGGTCACCGGCGATTCGATCCGCTGTACAAGCTGCGTGTAGACGTCGTGTCGAAGCGTGATCCGTGGCTGCAGCACGACAAACTGGACGTCATCGTCAAGTCGGGATCGCTCGACGGTCACGCGATTGTTGTTGACCTGAAGGACCACCAGCGAGGACTGGTGTGGATTGAAGGTCGCTTCAGCCACGTGTTGCCGGCGGGACTGTACGCATACTGGACCGGAGTGAAGGACGTGAAGATCGACATCGTTGATGCTCGATCGGTGCGTTTCGAACACCCGGATCTGCGAGTCATCACGGCGTCGCCAATGGTGTCGCGCGTGCTCGATGTCTGCACAATCAACCGGCAGAACGTGGGAGTCCTGTTCATCGACGGCAAGTACGTCGATACGCTGGCTCCAGGTCTGTATGCGTACTGGAAGGGAACCGGTGACGCGAAGATCGCGGAAATCGACATGCGTGAAACGATGGTCGACGTCAGCGGTCAGGAAATCATGACGCTGGACAAGGTGTCTCTGCGCATGAACGCGGCCGTGACGTACCGTGTCGTTGATGCGGTGAAAGCCGTGTCGTCAACCGACGACGTTCGTCAGGCGCTGTACCGCGAGGTGCAGCTGGCTCTGCGAGCGGTCGTGGGAACTCGTGAACTGGATGCGTTCCTGACAGAAAAGGAAGCTGTTGCGAATGACATCGAGGAACTCGTGAAGGGGCGCGCAAGTGACCTGGGTCTGGATATTGCTTCGGTCGGAATCCGGGATGTGATTCTGCCGGGCGAAATGAAGGATCTGATGAACCGGGTGACGGAGGCGAAGAAGGCGGCCGAAGCCAACCTCATCTCACGTCGCGAAGAAACGGCTGCGATGCGAAGCCAGGCGAACACCGCGAAGGTGCTGGCTGACAACCCGACGTTGATGCGTCTTCGGGAACTGGAAGTTCTGGAAAAGATCGCATCGAGCGGCAAGATGAACATCGTGCTCGGCGAAAAAGGACTGGCCGACCGCGTTGTGAACCTGCTGTGA
- a CDS encoding enolase C-terminal domain-like protein: MGKVKASDIRILNVEVSFEPVEFRTPLKFGGRIVDQTSLINAVVTVETRDGHSASGYGSMPVGNVWAWPATDVDSADTERAVKAYAERGGELFASYPEYGHPVEIQYNVAAEFYHLARKVSSACDIAEPVPPLAQLVATSPIDAALHDAFGRVHRANSFDLLTSRFCNVDLSHFLDDQFKGEYLDQYTLRQPTAVLPLYHLVGALDPLTDADVSSRPNDGLPVTLGEWIAADGLTHLKIKLAGDDLKWDLDRVLSVERVAAAAQAARGCQSWAYSCDFNEKCDSAQYVVDFLKQLQKKSPAAFERIQYIEQPTSRDLKAASAIRMHDVAKLKPVVIDEALVDYEALTDCRDLGYSGVALKACKGQTESLLAAAAAQKFGMYLCVQDLTCPGASFLHSCSLAAHIPGVAAVEGNARQYCPGPSARWAKRYPELFDIKDGTVTTAKLCEHGLGYHFPDWVQPSPRDVADEIPVVREKLKASKSARPDDGFDRE, from the coding sequence ATGGGGAAGGTGAAGGCTTCCGACATTCGCATATTGAATGTGGAAGTGTCGTTCGAACCGGTGGAATTTCGAACTCCGCTGAAATTCGGCGGACGCATTGTCGACCAAACCAGCCTGATCAACGCCGTCGTGACCGTGGAGACTCGCGACGGCCATTCCGCCAGCGGATACGGCAGCATGCCTGTGGGAAACGTCTGGGCCTGGCCTGCGACAGACGTTGATTCCGCGGATACGGAACGAGCCGTGAAAGCCTATGCCGAACGCGGCGGCGAATTGTTCGCCAGCTACCCCGAATACGGACATCCGGTCGAAATCCAGTACAACGTCGCGGCCGAGTTCTATCATCTGGCACGGAAGGTTTCGTCGGCCTGCGATATCGCCGAACCGGTGCCTCCACTGGCCCAGCTTGTGGCCACCAGTCCGATCGACGCAGCGCTGCATGACGCCTTTGGACGCGTTCATCGGGCCAACAGCTTTGACCTGCTGACTTCACGATTCTGCAACGTCGACCTGAGCCACTTTCTGGATGACCAGTTCAAGGGCGAATATCTGGATCAATACACGCTGCGTCAGCCGACTGCCGTGCTGCCGCTGTATCATCTGGTAGGAGCACTTGATCCGCTGACCGATGCTGACGTCAGCAGCCGTCCAAACGACGGGCTGCCGGTCACGCTGGGTGAATGGATCGCCGCCGACGGGCTGACTCATCTGAAAATCAAGCTCGCGGGTGATGATCTGAAGTGGGATCTGGACCGCGTATTGTCCGTCGAACGCGTGGCCGCGGCGGCTCAGGCCGCTCGGGGCTGCCAGTCGTGGGCGTATAGCTGTGATTTCAATGAAAAATGTGATTCGGCGCAGTACGTCGTCGATTTTCTGAAGCAATTGCAGAAGAAGTCACCCGCCGCGTTTGAACGGATCCAATACATCGAACAGCCAACCAGTCGCGACCTGAAAGCCGCGTCCGCGATCAGGATGCACGATGTGGCGAAGCTGAAGCCCGTCGTGATCGATGAAGCGCTGGTCGACTACGAAGCGCTGACCGACTGTCGCGACCTGGGTTATTCGGGAGTCGCATTGAAAGCCTGCAAGGGTCAGACGGAATCGCTGCTGGCGGCCGCTGCGGCTCAGAAGTTCGGCATGTATCTCTGCGTGCAGGATCTGACGTGTCCCGGCGCTTCGTTCCTGCATTCGTGCAGTCTGGCCGCACATATTCCCGGAGTCGCCGCCGTCGAAGGAAATGCCCGGCAGTATTGTCCCGGACCGAGCGCCCGCTGGGCGAAACGCTATCCGGAACTGTTCGACATCAAAGACGGAACCGTCACGACGGCAAAGCTGTGTGAACACGGGCTGGGATACCACTTCCCCGACTGGGTGCAGCCGTCGCCCAGGGACGTCGCCGACGAGATTCCGGTCGTCCGAGAAAAACTGAAGGCCAGCAAGTCTGCGCGACCGGACGACGGATTCGATCGGGAATGA
- a CDS encoding STAS domain-containing protein — protein sequence MDESRQNPFFRIREAGQRSVIEFDSSIVEAADRTDELRAELNQFLFDNDCRVLIIDLLKTKYLPSAVLGVLTLVKRGGADLHLVNAPEEVVEIMQVTKLNTLIHVNEIQLPPAAEPSSVSTAENADGAKRAAVEGYFVPCPKCSCEQRISKHQLGHEVKCGDCHRDFHVTAEELQSAAYLFLDCPHCHRELRCARKYVSRPVACNFCDGVLEIHMYV from the coding sequence ATGGACGAATCGCGGCAGAATCCGTTCTTTCGAATTCGCGAGGCAGGCCAGCGCAGCGTCATCGAGTTTGATTCGTCGATTGTTGAAGCGGCGGATCGGACGGACGAACTGCGAGCCGAACTGAACCAGTTCCTGTTCGACAATGACTGTCGCGTGCTGATCATCGATCTGCTGAAAACAAAGTACCTGCCAAGCGCCGTGCTGGGCGTGCTGACTCTGGTGAAACGAGGCGGAGCCGATCTGCATCTCGTGAACGCTCCCGAGGAGGTCGTGGAGATCATGCAGGTCACGAAGCTGAACACGCTGATTCACGTCAACGAAATCCAGCTTCCTCCGGCCGCTGAGCCGTCGTCGGTGTCGACGGCAGAGAATGCTGACGGCGCGAAGCGCGCGGCCGTGGAGGGATATTTTGTTCCGTGTCCGAAATGTTCGTGCGAACAGAGGATCAGCAAGCATCAACTGGGACACGAGGTTAAGTGCGGTGACTGTCACCGCGACTTTCATGTGACCGCTGAGGAACTGCAGTCCGCTGCGTATCTGTTTCTGGACTGTCCACATTGCCATCGTGAGCTGCGATGTGCCCGGAAGTATGTGTCACGACCGGTCGCCTGCAACTTCTGCGACGGGGTGCTGGAAATTCACATGTACGTCTGA